A stretch of DNA from Acanthopagrus latus isolate v.2019 chromosome 7, fAcaLat1.1, whole genome shotgun sequence:
CTATGAAGAGTTAATGCATATCATATATGTATATGGGGAGCTATGGCATGCAGCACTTGCTATTACTGCAAAAGTGCATGACATGTTTCAGTGCAGCTGATAttgtatttctcttttcagATCGTGGCTTTGACATCACATTCAAGACCGCTGATGATCCCTCCCTGTCTCTGATCAAATACGGCCAGTTCGTGTATGACCATTTGATCATCTTTGCGCCATCAGTTGAAGGTAAatttcacgttttttttttttcctcaaaatcaACTATGTAATTGCATGCATCATCATTGTCTCAGTGTATCAAAAACAATTTCCTATTCTTACCACCTGTAGACTTTGGAGGAAACATCAACGTGGAGACTATTACATCTTTCATTGATGGTGGAGGAAACGTGCTGGTTGCTGCCAGTTCTGATATTGGTCAGTTGATTTGGAGTTTTGGCTGTAACATTAAATAAGATACTGTGATATTTTCCTGTATTAATGCTCTTCTCTTGTTACACAGGTGACCCCCTGAGGGAGCTGGGCAGTGAATGTGGCATCGAGTTTGATGAGGAAAAGACTGGTGTCATTGACCATCACAACTATGATGTGTCTGACCCTGGAGAGGTAAGCAGAATTCTCTTCAGACAGCAGGCATGTCCCGTTAAACCAATCCAGTCTTTATAACTAACGTGTTTTTATTTACAAGTGATCTTTCTCATCTCCAGCACACCCTGATTGTTGCTGATCCAGAGAACCTGCTGAAGGCGCCAACTATTGTGGGAAAACCCACCAATAGACCTGTTCTGTTCAAGGGTGTTGGGTAAGTACAATATGATTTAAAAGTGTATTACTCTATTACGACACCATAACATTCAGTATGTTAAAGCTGTTGACATTCCATAGCAACAGAAAAGACTTTAACTTGCTGTCTTACATGTTGTTTACACATTTGAAGTTATTACTATATAGACAAACAACTACTCCATCACCTCCTGAGGTCTGTTTTTCACAGAATTCTCCCTGTAATTGGCTGTAGCAGAGACTTTTCAACAACATTTGATGTGTCACCTGTAGTGTATCGTTTAACTAAAACTGACCCCACCTCCCCTTTCAGCATGGTGGCCGACCCAGAAAACCCTCTTGTCCTGGACATCCTTACCGGCTCTTCAACCTCCTACTCCTTTTTCCCTGACAGACCCATCTCTCAGGTACGAGCACTGAACATAACGTCAGATTAttaattttaaataattttattcGGAAAGAAATGTAACCACATAATatattgattatattttttgtgcTCGCTCTCCAGTATCCCCATGCTGTTGGCAAGAACACCCTGCTGATCGCCGGCCTTCAGGCCCGAAACAACGCCAGAGTGGTTTTCAGCGGCTCCTTGGATTTCTTCAGCGACGCCTTCTTCAACTCTGCTGTGCAGAAGGCCACACCTGGCTCCCAGAGGTAGTCTTCACTGTTAATTACATcccttctgtttctgtctgctaAAACCAGACAATATTTCATAGATATAATCAGTGACATCCTTACtacttttggttttgttgccatGTGAACTGAACAGCTTTTGTGTTACTGCTTGATTGTGTTTAATGctttaataaatgtatatgCATACTATTCTTTCTTGAACTCATCCAGCTTATTATGGAAAAAATGCATTGAAGTGTTAAAGTATAACATCTATTACATGTGTAGTTAGTGTGTAATGGGTATGACTTTAAAGACTGTTCATTATCTTTTATAGTACACTTATGGTTAGATTTGGTAAAAATGCTGTTTCAGAGGCCAACTCTGATATTTTTAGGTTGCCTGCTCACAGCAGCTATTTCTTACTGCTTGGCAGTAAATGCACTCTTACCTCCTACTGACAAACAGCAAGTTATTGATTGACTCAACTTCAAATCTGCAGTAAAACAGACTACATCCCATCAGATTTGGATGACCCTCACTTGACTAAATTACATTCTTATTTTCATAAAAATTCCGTATCAGTCTCCTGTGGTTGATGTGCTGCTTGTCATGGTCTTTGATAGGCACGAGCAGACCGGGAACATGGAGTTGGCTGAGGCTCTGTCTCGCTGGGTGTTCAAGGAGGCTGGAGTCCTCAGGGTGGGAGCTGTTACCCATCATCCTGTCGGAGAGACCACTCCCCCTGCAGCGTACACCATCACTGACCTTGTGGTGAGTTTGAGATCGATGATTCATATGAACATACATCACCTTGAATATGTTTGTCTAGCCTGAATCAGTGGCTGTGTATTTGTAtgcgtgtatatatatatatcaataagTGTGAAACTGTCCCATGCAGGAGTACAGCATCGTCATTGAGATGCTGTCTGAGGGCCGTTGGGTTCCATTTGATGGAGATGATATTCAGCTTGAGTTTGTGAGGATCGACCCCTTCGTCAGGACTTACCTCAAGAAAAATGGTATGTTGCTGTCATCATAACAATACACAGTCCTGATGAATTAACTTAGATTATTGCTTTTACAACTTAAATACATCGGCTATAAATGCTGTGTTGTCTTTCCTCTAGGTGGAAAATATAGTGTCCAGTTCAAGTTGCCCGATGTGTACGGAGTCTTCCAGTTCAAGGTGGACTACAACCGACTGGGATACACACACCTGTACTCCTCCACTCAGGCAAGATAATCAGAAAGTTTACTTACCCTTGAAATAGCGGTATGGATGTAGAACGTAAATCTCCATGcatggaaagtgaaaaatgcacaCGTTAGGACAGATATGCCAGGGATGACTCATTTGTAGTCTATTTAATTTTGTCAATTAATGGAGATGGATGTTAACAATGTTGCCTCCCGTCTTATGAGGCGTTCCAGGGAGTACATTTGTATATTCGTAAATTTACCTTCTTGAGTGCTGTGGCATGGAAGATGTTCTTCTCACTTACTATGCATTTGAGGAGCATTCTCACACGTATGGCAGGCTAACTTctacgttgttgttgtttccttaTCACAGGTATCCGTGCGTCCCCTGCAGCACACTCAGTACGAGCGCTTCATCCCCTCAGCCTACCCATACTACGCCAGCGTCTTCTCCATGATGGCAGGACTCTTTGTCTTCAGCATAGTCTTCCTGCAcatgaaagagaaggagaagtcAGACTAATGCAGAGAAACAACGGGGAAGCCACGGGTGTTGACAAGATTCTAGAATTGAACTTATGGTGTGAAGAGTTGAAATTGAATGTCCTTCTTCACGCAGGGACTTGGACTGCAGTCCTCAAAATACAGTATCTCTTCAGTTATTGGGGCACTCAATGACTAGGGGACTGGAGGCCAAAAGTGGTGATGACTGTAATGCAGtggttcagttttttgttttgctttttttttttttgtactctgAAATCACTCAAAGGCCTGTAAATGTTCTGAAGTCAGTCAGCATTTGTATAAAATTTGCTTTACATTTGATAAAAGTAGAGCACTCTTCTTGGAGCATGAATCAAATCCATATGAAAATTTGACCCACATTTTCTAAATCGGGAAAGGTTATTGTGTTAACTACATGCACTGAAAATGCCAACTGTTCTTATTTGTTTGATAAGACCTCAATGTGTTTCCAAAAAAGTTGGAATCATCtgaataaaacactgacattccACTCAGTAGAAATGATATCCTTTTTCAACATTACATAATTGTGCTGTCATTTTCCTAATAGACCCTGATAGatggtgttttttattttattttgttcgACATGTTCTGTTAGGATTGTAACGTGTGATGCTTAAAAGGGTCATTGTGTAATTTcggagaggaaattcaaatgCAGAATCTTAATAGttacaatatttatgaggtAGTAAGACAAACCacaactgaatgaacaaactgttctctgaggaaaataaggtccccagaacacggTTTgtagctagaaaggtggcagggcccgccacatataaacaaagtcaaaaattATGaatggtcagtttgtttgaaaatgaaggaGTTTatgcataaaataaatgtagatctttctcttctgacaAAAAtgcaaagctgctgctgatctgcAAAAAGCCAAACCTGTATATCTGATGCAACAAGATAGATTAGACTTGCTTCAGCTTCCTCCTTATGATTAACCCTGGAGCATGTAGTGGTCTTCTAAGATGGATAGTGCGAACCAAGTTTCCTTGATGTGATAACATTCAAAAAGACTTATTTATGAGTAAGTTAAACCATGGTCTGTACGCCGAATTCAGGAGTTAGTTCTGATTTTCCAAAATTAAgcaatacattacattatacTGTGTGTGAGTACAAAACCAAGCAAAAAGCACTTTTAATTTTCAAAGTTTTGAACGCTGTCCGGCTCCTACAGTCCTCCCCCGCGTTACTAAGGCGGACTGCTAGTGGTGACGTAACCCACTGACAATGAGAGTCCAGATCAGAATAGTTGTAGCACCAAAAGTAACCTGAGCACCCGTGACTTCATAATTGGCTGTGAAGTCCAAAGTTAACTTAAAGTAGGTCTCAAAAGCTAGACAGATGAATGAAACAGAAAGTATGATAAACAAAATTGCTGCTAAAAGTTACCACTGGTCGGACTGTAAAACTTGCTAGCCGCCCCCAGACGGTCTGAGTCTAGCgttgaaaaaaaagtcaagtggCTAACGCGGAGCTAGGCAACACTTGGCTAACCGGATCCGTTGACAGAGGTTGACTCAGGTTACTGTGCCGCTTCCTTGGCGTTAACAGGGTTGGTGTGAACTAGCGACGTTTTTAAATTCAATGTGTGCAACTGACAGCTGAagctttttgtcagtttgtcagtgtgCTGCATTGGACGGGGAgataatgttagctagctaagaCGGGCGGCGTTAGCTTTAGCAAAACAAGAGCTGTGCTTAAGGAGTCAGCTGACAGACTGCTGTGAGCTGCCAACAGACCAGTGATGGATCAACTGAAAGTGAAGGATCGCATACTGGAAAACATCTCCCTGTCTGTCAAGAAGGTAAGCGATGTCCAGTTTGTCAGCACACGTGCATATTGCCCTAGAATTCAAGTGTTTTCACACGCTTGAATTACTGAACCAGCTAACGTGAGGTCATCTTTTGTCTGCCCAAAGAGGGTAACTTTCAAGTCGGGGGGGGGACATTACCAGCTCGCTGTCATGGAAGGGCCTTGCCCTTACGAATGCaagcaaaacaacatgtgaCCTATTCCCTATAATATCTCAGTTCACGTTTATGTGAACAGCTTCAGATCTCGGTTGTCATGTTGTAGTCTCTGAACAACAGTGGCACCAAGCCCCCCCGGTGTTCGCTCACTGCAGTGCCGCATGTGTTGTAAACATACCTGCAGCCGCACCGAGGACACATTATTCATAACATGAGGGTTAGCCGACAGATCTGTGCTTACAGTTGCCGATCAACGtatgacattttattgatattttgttCCCAATGCCTGGTGTTGTGAAACTACCTTTCTCGCAACCTGACAGACAGCATTGcatcttctccctcctctgctcgcATATTTGTACGTTCACTTTCTAAGAACACCTGcacttacatttttattttgcattagCTCTCTCATCTGTCTTTCACTCAATTATGTCTCATCAGGAGTCACGTAATCAGATGATTGCATTACAAAGCCCCATATTGATGTGTAATGCAGTGAGGCCAGCACTGTGTCTTACTTCCTTTATCCACATTTAACTAAATTTGCACTCCAGCCACCCTGTTCATCTCTTTACTGTAGATCTGTAAAGCTGCTCATGAAATGGTTTGCCTCCAGCATCCAGGAGAGTGTACAGTGTTTACCAGGGGCAAACATTGCTTAGTCATGTGAAAATAGTCACAGGGTATAAATTCTCGTTCTTTGGGTCCCAATCCTCAAAGCTACTCTGACCTACACTTGGGTTGGCCACGCCTCAGTGTTTCAGCATTATTAATTGGGATTATGTTCAAGAGCAgaggtgtcaaactgatccagtaaagggccatgtggctgcaggttttcattccaaccaagcaagaacacacctgatccaaatcaggtgtgttcttgcttggttggaatgaaaacctgcagccacatggccctttactggatcagtttggCACCCCTGTTCAAGAGGGTTCTGCTGGTCACTGTAGGATGGTGGACTTCAATGAAACACACTTGATGCATGAGGAGATTGCACTTTTTGAAGCTGCCTGCATTAAGCGTTGCTCCTAGTAAAGATATTGTTGAAGTTCTGTAAATTATTCCAGTCTAATGAGACACCCACAGTTAAGGTCACTGAGAGGTGTTCTGCTCTGTTCACTGGCACATTGGATTTGGAAGGAAACAGTGACAATAACAATAAGATTGGCACCTTTGGCATCATTAATTACACCAGCATCAGCTGACAGTTGGGCTGTATTTAATGTTCCTCAATTTGAAAGAGCGAAAAAATACTTGGTTGCACACCCTGTGCAACTGTATCCCGACTGGCTTGCGTCTCAAACCCACAGACATCAGCAGTCACTTGGTATCTTCCCTGGTGACACTCTGTCAGCCATGTTGCTGCAGCCAGCTCCGCTAACTGCctgtttcatgtctttcatTACATGTCTTCATCAGTGAAACTCAGAACAAGGAGTACCCCCAGACATTCGAGTCACAGCAATTAAACACATGCTTGGTTGGATTTAGGTCAGAGGCATTCCACTGCTTGACAGTAAATTCCTCATtcttctgactgtgtgtttcactgtaggATCATTGTCCCGCTGTACTTTCCCTAAACCTTTGGGATCATGAGCTTTATTCCCTATATATAGGATGATTTATGATCAGGGTAGAAATCCATTATGACCAAAAAAGTGCTCTTACTGCTGGGCTTGTTTGCATCAAAGCACTTTTGTAATTGCCAGTTTGGGATGCTTTCGAAAGCTCTTTCACCAACTTCCTAAAGAGCGATTTAATATGTCAGGTTGACGAAACAGTCTTGGATGATGACCCTACTAGAGCTACCCATACATTGCGTCCTGCACAAACATTACATTGAAACCCAAATTTTGAAACTGCAGCTGGTTTCAGGTATATGtaacataaataattaaaacatttgtctcCAGATCAATGTGCCTAAGTCAGCCAGTCCTACTGAATCTAATCTGACTGCTTGTGAAAAAGATATCTTCATGGGTTTCATTTTAGAGGTCTGTCCTTTATGATAATTGAAATACAATCATATTTTGAAGGAGAAACGGTAGCAATTGTGTAACTGGAATTGGAGtttaaacagaacaaacagcagagaaagcATGTCTCTCTCCACAGTTGCAGAGTTACTTTGCGGCCTGTGAAGATGAGACTCCAGCCATCCGAAATCACGACCGGGTCCTGCAGCGCCTCTGCGAACACCTTGaccatgctctgctgtatggGTAAGAGGCTTAAGTATATTGCAGTAAAGGTACATAGGGCAAATATAtatctgtttttagttttattggcatataataaatcaaatcacaaaTGCATTTTCAGCTCTTAGACTAGCTGATGGAGTGGATACATTGCAGCATGATACTGTTACATTTCTGTGTAATTTAGTTGTGCCCCTTAGGCCTCACGTATGTGATATTATTGACTCTTTTCTCCTTTGCAGACTGCAGGACATCTCCTCCGGCTACTGGGTCCTGGTCCTTCACTTCACCAGGAGAGAGGCTGTCCGACAGATAGATGAGCTTCAGCACATAGCAACCAACCTTGGTCGAAGTGAGACATCTCTTTCAAAAACGTCACACGCACTCACAATATTCAGCTGAGTGAAGTATACATTCTTCATTCAGTGGGTAACATACAGAGTGAGGAACTCTTCTCTTTCCTGTGTAGGTCGGGCATGGTTGTACCTGGCACTGAGTGAGAGCTCTTTAGAGAGCTATCTACGCCTCTTCCAGGAGAACCAGGCCTTGCTACACAAATATTATTTCAAGTAAGTCATCTGATCTGTCCTCACAAATTGGTGCTATGTATAACAAGTACAAGTTATGTTGCATTTTAGGAGTTactgtctgttgttgttatgcTGGAGAACAGTATTCTTGTGGTAATTGACAACTGATTTCTTCTCTGCTAGGAACGCATTGGTCTGCAGCCATGACCACCTCACACTCTTCCTCACGTTGGTGTCCGGCCTGGAGTTCATTCGCTTTGATCTGGAGCTGGTTAGCTGATATTTCTTACAATATCGATAGAAATGAATCTCCTTGATATGAGCGGCATGTCTGTAACATTTCTGTCGCGTCTTCTTATTCAGGATGTTCCCTATCTGGACGTGGCCCCCTACATGCCAGAATACTACAAACCTCAGAACCTCCTGGACTTTGAGGAAAGGCTACCCAGCTCAGACAGCTTGTcccttcactccttcacctccctcacctccaccaACCTGGAGTGGGATGACAGCGCCATAGCCCCCTCAAGTGAAGGTAAGAAGTAGGGATGTCCTGATCCCAATACCAAGTCTCTTAGTATCAAGTCTGATTTGAACCTTATTTACCTAAAATTGATTAAGTATGTATCTGATTCATTGAAATAACAGCTGTAGCCCTCTAAGTCTGGCATATCTTTTTTTCACAAGCTTCTTGATCCACAACCTTTACAATGTGGTAATTAGCAATTTTGACTTTGAGTTTTAATGTGAGGTTATTATCAGGTTATTGCCCCGTTATTGCCACCGGATTGCCAAATCCAAATATTGCAGGGTTATGACCATTAAATTGCCAGCAGGTTACCATATTTTCACCAACATAGCACTATACTAGATTAAACTACTAAATAATGTAGCCTCATTGCTATCTTTAAATATGTCTCTCCTATTTTTGCGTATTATTTTCTGAGCCCTCACTACACTTTTACATAACTTTCTGTCTAATATTACCCAGATATGTCCATTGTTATTACCATACTATCACCAGCTTATTACTTTGGTAATAAGGTGGCACTACTTTATTACTCTACCCCAGCATCTCTGTGTTATTATCAAGCTGTAAAGTAAAATACTAGCAAATGTTAAATTGAGATAATGCCTCCTGGTTTTGACCCGACACCATGAGTGAGAGAGTGTAGTATCTTTGCTGGAGTTGTTGGTACTACAGAGACATTCAACAGTTGTATAGTACAGAGGTTTTACAGAGTGATGCTGCTTTTACCTCATAAACAATCTCTGGAAGAGTACAATCACCAGCTTGCAGAGACCACACAAATCCAACAACAGCCAAGTTTAATTATGGATCAACAAAAGCACCGGCTGAAAAGGAGAAGCTGCTagctaaatgttttttgtccacTGTTCTTTGCTAATGAAGGAGCAGAGATAGATTTTTTCACAGTCAGAGCTTAGCAACGTGTATTTTGACAACCCAAGCGTCAAAACTGAGTCAATAACTGAGTCAATAACTGATGTGACCAAATCATTTTTGACATTCATATACTCTGATTTTTACTTGCACATGGAGTGAAATGTTCACAGCATGTGGCCACACTAGCGGGATGAGGTGGAAAAAACAGAAGCATTTGATTGgacttttaatctttttttattttagtccatACCAAACCATTACCAAATGCTCCAGATCAGCCCCGACACTGAGCCTTAGGATTGGCTTGGGACATCCCTTGGAAGCAACACAGATTTTCTGAAACTCCTTTTTGTAGAGCCCTTGCTTCACTTTATCAGCCGTGATTCCCTATGTTACACAGACTAACTACTTGTACAATCCTGTGGACCCACTGTATACTTACTGATTTTTAATTCTGATTCATAATTAGTCAATGAGTGCCTCACCCCTTTGAATTAGCCCTGTCAAATATCTAGTTCCTGgactgttattgttgttgtgcacgTTCTGAGGCACACACTATATTGCTTTGGCAGAAATTCAGAAAGTGATGTCAAGCTAATGGCATGTTGAAGCAGAAGTTGGATTGATCATGGCGGATGACTCATTGATGCAAAGTGCATTTTGTCAAATGGATCACTTGGCGTGCCGAGGCTCATGGTTACAGAATGTTCTCCCTGTGGTGGTTGCAGCGCTCGGTGAATGCTTTCCCCACAAAGTACTGAGTCAGTTTCCCTGTTTTACttctcatttgtctttttttttgccccatggccttttgttatttcatatATACCATGTCAcgttatgtttctgtttctgtgccactgtctcactctcctctctcgACTCCATCTCTCTCTAATGTTGAATGTTATCCCTCCTTTTTTTAGATTATGATTTCGGTGACATCTTCCCCGTGTTGCAGTCATTGCCAAGTGCAGACTGGGAAGGTGGGACATTGGTCAACCCTCCCCCCAGCTTTCCcatccctccctcactccctccctcctctctggcaTGGCCATCCCACAGTTTGTGCTTAATGCATGCAGGGTGCTCTAGCCAGTAATTAGATATGTTGATATGTAAAATATAGCCAGCTGGTGCCAAAGACAACTAATCAAAGAGATTGAGGTAAAAGTGCTTTGAATTTTGGGAATGGATTCAGTTTAAAGACATGTGGGTTTGGATCTGAAGTTGCTTGCAACCTGATGACTATGAATACTGGTTACTGAATTTAGTGAACAAAAAATTTGAAGCCTGTAACTTAATTTATCATTGTACAAACCAACGTCTCTGTCCAGTACAGGAGAAAGATAATGTTTAGTGGCTCTTACTCCTTCCTATGAGACATGAAGGTTTATCTAACTGAGCAAAATTTGTCAGTGAACATACATTTTTAGTAAGGCTTTTCCTACTGGTAATTTTAGGAGTTAAATTAACAAACAAGTAAATGAACAATGTATCATCTTACACAAGTTGACAGGTAAGTTTGAGAGGAAACAGTGCTTTGGTTAACTGGGGAACTGTCGTCTGTCATGTTCTGCATGTGTAACTCATCTGGGCAAAGATTCTCATGCTGACTCTGCCTTCTTATTTACCACAGCAAGACAAATGCCTGATGTAACTGGTACTCACCTCGTCCAGTCTGTCTACGTTACATTATGTAATCTGTTTGTCTGGTGTATCGTTTTATTTGTAATGTCCTCTCTTCTTGTGCGATGTGTGGCACTGGCCTAGGTTCAGCTCAAACTGCAGTGTGAGTGCAGATTGTTTTGATGTCAATACAGCATCTGTTGGCTGTAAGCTTCTATGCACACATGGAATATGCAAATGTCTGGACTCGAGGTCTAAATTTTAATTTGCAAAAGAAATCCTGTTCAGTCCACTAATGATGGATAATACGTTAAAAAACATATCACTGATTTCTGCAAAAGGATATGATATGACTCTTTGTAAAATGCGGCCCATCTCTAGCTGCAGAAGTATTGTTTGACTTAGGCCTGTGCCACTGCAGAGAAAGCTGCTGCCTATGTACCTACTTGATGTTTCCTGCATTTCGTTTTGTGCCTCTCTGAGCCTGCCAAAGAACTACAAACAGCACTGCCGCCCCTaacatttatttgtatgtaATACTGATGAAGAAATACACTAAGTTTTTGTGAAATTGTCTCTTTCCATtggtgatgaaaacaaaattaactaCCAAAATTTGTATGAACAGAAACAACTCTTCACTAAATTTCTTTTCAGTAAAGCTATTTGAATGCTGTATCGCTCACCCTAGCGACGAAACAGTACCAAAAATTCAGTGTATTTCTTGTACAgaactgaatgtgtgtgactgtgactttCTATATTAACTCCAAGCATTTGATTTTCGTGTTAGAGGGTGACCTGACCGACCAGGCAAGCTGCCCACGATCCAGTGGCTCTGATCCCCAGACAGTCGTCAGCGACACAGTGGTCCTCTCTGTGGGCACTGTCAAGGTGAAGGTGGCGGCTCATCCTTCTCCACACAGCCCCACGTCCAGACACAACCCCTTCAATGAGGACTCGGACACCAACACTACCAACACCTCAGCTGACGTCACACCAGTTCATGTGGCCAGCCGCTACAGTACCACCATCATTGGAGATGACATGGAGAACGCCAGCAACGAGTTGGAGGTTATCAGGTACAgaagctgcagcttcagttttgGTCTTGTAGGCTCACATTCAACAGGGTTCCTATTCAGTACAGAGCACCAGATTATCGCTACCACTTGATTTTCTAAATCTGTTAGTGTGGTCTGTTTGTCAAACTGCATTGCAACAGAAGAATCACTAAccactctgctcctccaggatgGCTAGACGAAGGAAACCCGCCAAGAAGCGACGAGGGAAAGGCTCCACAGACTCCATCAGCAGCATCCATAACTCTGTCTCCTCCGAGCACATCGAAGTAGACAACAGCTTCATGTCGTCGGAGGACGTAGATTCATTAAACGGCACTGTGATTCAGCTGGATAGTGAGGCAGAGTTGAGGAGAAGCAGGGTTGGATCAGAGGTcgtggaggaaggagatgaggatggAGTAGAAAGCCTCCTGCGGCTCCCAGAGATGACCGACACCTCCATGGACACTGTGGGCCAACCCCTCCGTGATGTCATGGACCGGCTCAACGGGGCTCTGGATAGGGAGGAGGCCTGGGAGCACCCTaaggagaaaaacaatgaaGGCTGCAGCCAGGGCCCCGAGCCTCCTGCACAGCAGCCCTTTCGAGAGGATTCAGGGGGCGAGCCACCTGACCGAGCCCCAGGAGAGGCATCGCTCTCCCCACTGGCCAGCCCCAACTTCCTGCAGGCCTCTGCTGCACCTGCAGACGTACGCTGCTTTACCTCCTTCAGTCCAGGCTCTACTCCCTCGGGTGGTGGGCACTATGACTCTACAGAGCTTAGCCAGTCACAGACTCTTTCAGGTGGCCTTGAAGATGAAGGAGAGGCAAAAGCGACAGCACGACAGGAGCCCGACATAATGACCGGAGAGGAAGacacagaaggaggagaggataaGAATATGATTACTGAGGAAGCAGAAGAACTACAAGAGGACAAGCTGAGTCCCTCTGAGAGCTCTCATCCTGCAGAGTTTAAGTAAGGAGTTTCAGCAAAAAGTGAGCTGTTTGTCATTGCTATGATGTTTAAAGTGTGTCTCATATTATTTATCCTTCATATTTCAGGGTGGACAACAATCACTTGCTTCTTCTCATGATTCATGTATTCAGAGAGAACGAGGAGCAGCTCTTCAAGGTGAAACGAGACGACTCATTAATTGTTTTGAAAGAGGTTACATTTTTGAGAATATGTTACTGTGTATGTGCCTAACTgtaacatttacaaaagaaTGATTAAATCTAGATAGTACCATGAGGTCATGGCGTGTAACAGGCAGAAATAGAAATTAATTTGATTGTCTT
This window harbors:
- the plekhm2 gene encoding pleckstrin homology domain-containing family M member 2 — protein: MDQLKVKDRILENISLSVKKLQSYFAACEDETPAIRNHDRVLQRLCEHLDHALLYGLQDISSGYWVLVLHFTRREAVRQIDELQHIATNLGRSRAWLYLALSESSLESYLRLFQENQALLHKYYFKNALVCSHDHLTLFLTLVSGLEFIRFDLELDVPYLDVAPYMPEYYKPQNLLDFEERLPSSDSLSLHSFTSLTSTNLEWDDSAIAPSSEDYDFGDIFPVLQSLPSADWEEGDLTDQASCPRSSGSDPQTVVSDTVVLSVGTVKVKVAAHPSPHSPTSRHNPFNEDSDTNTTNTSADVTPVHVASRYSTTIIGDDMENASNELEVIRMARRRKPAKKRRGKGSTDSISSIHNSVSSEHIEVDNSFMSSEDVDSLNGTVIQLDSEAELRRSRVGSEVVEEGDEDGVESLLRLPEMTDTSMDTVGQPLRDVMDRLNGALDREEAWEHPKEKNNEGCSQGPEPPAQQPFREDSGGEPPDRAPGEASLSPLASPNFLQASAAPADVRCFTSFSPGSTPSGGGHYDSTELSQSQTLSGGLEDEGEAKATARQEPDIMTGEEDTEGGEDKNMITEEAEELQEDKLSPSESSHPAEFKVDNNHLLLLMIHVFRENEEQLFKMVRMSTGHMEGDLQPLYLLLTDCYIYLLRKGAAEKPYFVEEAVSYNELDYISVGLDQQTVTVVCTNRRRKFLLDTADSSLTLWFLSVLKSAMVKGCREPPYPSVLTDATMEKLALTKFISQESQCEVSEVSIQLYSLVHWEDPMDMALSPHSGPPKFGVSSSTKEGTVQYRAGTTYLGKELWKSCYLILSNGILYLYAERTDVTPLLSVTMGGEHCGGCRRSNSTERPHAFQVILTERPPLELSANNEQDMADWMQLLCQSVSKGVIPQGVAPTPCIPCCLVVTDGKLLTCHQDCQTSFFRSLGSVDICDVTAVNVEADKHYCVIEFAADRTQYLPPWVLYFSGCEERDRLLEALDNTWKAIFQVDLPHRGVLDPSVQKRCGEALALMNSAWQRADSLARGRAQREPWC
- the ddost gene encoding dolichyl-diphosphooligosaccharide--protein glycosyltransferase 48 kDa subunit, with protein sequence MASVTVVMQTNRSSSISSSKRRTGTMSQRRFRLLDNSVLLFLSLASMLHCALADGKTLVLLDNLNIRDTHSIFFRSLADRGFDITFKTADDPSLSLIKYGQFVYDHLIIFAPSVEDFGGNINVETITSFIDGGGNVLVAASSDIGDPLRELGSECGIEFDEEKTGVIDHHNYDVSDPGEHTLIVADPENLLKAPTIVGKPTNRPVLFKGVGMVADPENPLVLDILTGSSTSYSFFPDRPISQYPHAVGKNTLLIAGLQARNNARVVFSGSLDFFSDAFFNSAVQKATPGSQRHEQTGNMELAEALSRWVFKEAGVLRVGAVTHHPVGETTPPAAYTITDLVEYSIVIEMLSEGRWVPFDGDDIQLEFVRIDPFVRTYLKKNGGKYSVQFKLPDVYGVFQFKVDYNRLGYTHLYSSTQVSVRPLQHTQYERFIPSAYPYYASVFSMMAGLFVFSIVFLHMKEKEKSD